In the Triticum urartu cultivar G1812 unplaced genomic scaffold, Tu2.1 TuUngrouped_contig_5360, whole genome shotgun sequence genome, one interval contains:
- the LOC125529126 gene encoding ubiquitin carboxyl-terminal hydrolase 3-like codes for MGAASSRLEKALGEQFPEGERYFGLENFGNTCYCNSVLQALYFCVPFREQLLEYYANNKSASDGEENMLTCLADLFSQISNQKKKTGVIAPKRFIQRLKKQNELFRSYMHQDAHEFLNFLLNELVDILEKECKANKEPSQNSSSNKTSNGPSNGQPNGSHKEPDTTWVHKCFQGILTNQTKCLRCETVTDRDETFLDLSLDIEQNSSITSCLKNFSSTETLNAEDKFFCDKCCSLQEAQKRMKIKKQPNILVIHLKRFKYIEQLGRYKKLTYRVVFPLELKLMNTVDNSDLEYSLFAVLVHVGSGPNHGHYISVVKSHNHWLFFDDETVEMTDESMVQTFFGSAQEFSGNTDNGYILFYESVAKTS; via the exons ATGGGCGCGGCGAGCTCGAGGCTGGAGAAGGCGCTGGGCGAGCAGTTCCCCGAGGGCGAGCGGTACTTCGGCCTCGAGAACTTCGGCAACACCTGCTACTGCAACAGCGTCCTCCAG GCACTTTACTTCTGTGTTCCTTTCCGCGAGCAATTACTGGAGTACTATGCAAACAATAAAAGCGCCAGCGATGGCGAAGAGAACATGTTAACCTGCTTAGCTGACCTTTTCTCTCAG ATCAGCAATCAGAAGAAGAAAACTGGTGTTATTGCTCCTAAGCGTTTTATACAACGACTGAAGAAACAGAATGAGCTTTTCCGCAGCTATATGCATCAG GATGCTCATGAATTCCTGAATTTTTTGTTGAATGAGCTAGTTGACATTCTCGAGAAAGAATGTAAAGCTAATAAAGAACCTTCTCAAAATTCATCTTCGAATAAGACTTCTAATGGCCCTAGTAATGGTCAGCCCAATGGTAGTCATAAAGAACCGGATACTACATGGGTCCACAAATGCTTCCAG GGAATATTGACTAATCAAACAAAATGTCTGAGATGTGAAACCGTCACTGATAGAGATGAAACATTTCTTGACTTGAGCCTGGATATAGAACAAAATAGTTCAATCACCAGCTGCCTTAAAAACTTCAGCTCAACAGAAACTTTGAACGCCGAGGATAAGTTCTTCTGTGACAAATGCTGCAG TTTACAAGAAGCACAGAAAAGAATGAAGATAAAGAAACAGCCAAACATCCTGGTAATCCATCTCAAGCGCTTCAAGTACATCGAGCAGCTTGGCCGCTACAAAAAGCTGACATACCGAGTCGTTTTCCCACTGGAGCTTAAACTCATGAACACGGTCGACAATTCTGACTTGGAATACTCCCTCTTTGCTGTGCTAGTCCACGTCGGAAGTGGGCCAAATCATGGCCACTACATCAGCGTGGTAAAGAGCCACAACCACTGGTTGTTCTTCGATGATGAGACTGTTGAGATGACCGATGAGTCCATGGTACAGACATTCTTCGGCTCGGCACAGGAGTTCAGTGGTAACACCGACAATGGCTACATACTCTTCTACGAAAGCGTCGCTAAAACAAGCTGA